One window of the Chitinophaga niabensis genome contains the following:
- a CDS encoding glycosyltransferase encodes MISVIIPVLNEGATIRQVIKVIKKTARAIEIIVVDDNSTDNTVEEALKEKVRVITSSQRGKGISMREGMMAAKHDIIMYVDGDILTYPENLVELLTDSIVNDEADFTKSYFERQAGRVTQLVAKPLLSILFPDLSHFQQPLSGMIAARKSLLKQVHFENDYGVDIGLLIDMHLLQARIREVNIGKLENAMQTWEQLSKMSREVSRTILRKAESIPVQNLETLGNINIIREQMEFSILESIDKLQKMVIFNLDETVFTQNYTYLAALAFDKEDALYQILEHYSDPVVRLERSAALFQGRNLAELLEVADSIPVTPDIRHVIRELKKRGYVCGFITDGFECVANHMKNKLGADFAFANRLHLIHSVSTGELTIPEYFMDGGNPSATYDKSNILKYISDKYHISPQNVIYVGNGESDRVMLQEAGVGVAYHPQFVEVETMADKVIEDICMAPLLDIAQAGSAARRSNRWPSKKLMRNIGIGSLAAVATAGLVYLAAKQIKKAFETDSDDVDVKALKPA; translated from the coding sequence ATGATTTCCGTAATTATACCAGTACTCAACGAAGGGGCTACTATCAGACAGGTGATCAAGGTGATCAAAAAAACGGCACGTGCTATTGAGATCATAGTAGTGGATGATAATTCAACAGATAATACCGTTGAGGAAGCGCTGAAAGAGAAAGTGCGTGTGATCACAAGCAGTCAGCGCGGTAAAGGCATTTCTATGCGGGAAGGCATGATGGCCGCCAAACATGATATTATTATGTATGTGGACGGCGACATCCTCACGTATCCGGAAAACCTGGTGGAGCTGCTGACAGATTCGATTGTGAATGATGAAGCAGATTTTACCAAATCATATTTTGAACGGCAGGCAGGCAGGGTAACACAGTTAGTTGCCAAACCGTTGCTGAGCATTCTGTTTCCCGATCTTTCACATTTCCAGCAACCGCTGAGTGGCATGATCGCTGCACGGAAATCTTTGCTGAAGCAGGTGCATTTTGAAAATGATTATGGTGTTGATATCGGCCTGCTGATAGATATGCATTTATTACAGGCGCGCATTCGGGAAGTGAATATCGGCAAGCTGGAAAACGCTATGCAAACATGGGAGCAGCTTAGTAAAATGAGCCGGGAAGTGTCCCGCACCATTTTGCGTAAAGCAGAAAGCATTCCGGTGCAGAACCTGGAAACACTGGGTAATATCAACATCATCCGTGAGCAGATGGAGTTCTCCATCCTGGAGTCTATAGACAAGTTGCAGAAGATGGTGATCTTTAACCTGGACGAAACGGTATTCACCCAAAATTACACCTACCTCGCTGCACTGGCATTTGATAAAGAGGATGCATTGTACCAGATCCTGGAGCATTATTCAGATCCGGTTGTCAGGCTGGAACGTTCTGCAGCGCTGTTCCAGGGCCGCAACCTGGCTGAACTGCTGGAAGTGGCAGACAGTATTCCGGTAACACCGGATATCCGGCATGTGATCCGTGAATTAAAGAAACGCGGTTATGTGTGCGGTTTTATCACAGATGGTTTTGAGTGTGTGGCAAATCATATGAAGAATAAACTGGGCGCTGATTTTGCATTTGCTAACCGGCTGCACCTGATCCACAGCGTGTCTACAGGCGAACTAACGATCCCTGAATATTTCATGGATGGAGGTAATCCTTCCGCTACTTACGATAAGAGCAATATCCTGAAATATATTTCAGACAAATACCACATCTCTCCACAGAATGTGATCTATGTGGGGAACGGTGAAAGCGACCGCGTTATGTTGCAGGAAGCAGGGGTTGGTGTGGCATATCATCCACAATTTGTGGAAGTGGAAACCATGGCGGACAAGGTTATAGAAGATATATGTATGGCACCTTTGCTGGATATTGCACAGGCAGGGAGCGCGGCACGGAGGAGCAACCGCTGGCCAAGCAAAAAGCTGATGCGGAATATCGGGATAGGAAGCCTGGCCGCGGTAGCAACAGCAGGGCTCGTTTATTTAGCAGCGAAACAAATTAAAAAGGCTTTTGAAACGGATAGTGATGATGTGGATGTGAAAGCGTTAAAGCCTGCATAA
- a CDS encoding ABC transporter permease, which yields MIWQFALRYFRARKSTSAINIIAWVSVGAIAVGTAALITVLSVFNGFTGLVKSLYSSFYPTLKVAPATGKTIILTASQLKEIAAIPGVAHYSQSIEEKAVLRFGNEQTIAVLKGVDTAFRSVAGLQDKIVRGRFDLSHENGYQAIFGMGIETALGVDVEHSLVPVNVYMPKRDANSNLNAALPEQALNTGVIYPVGTFAIQQEFDSKYILTDISFLRNLLNMSPGEMSSLELSVKPGYSEKKVKRKVQELLGDTVKVLTRVEQNATIYNIMQTEKWVVYVFLSFILVIAAFNMIGSLSMLVIEKQKDITILKAMGSRNSLIQRIFLTEGLIIAGAGSVIGFSLAITICLLQQHFGLVKLGGGSFLIDAFPVEMHLDDFILVSVTILVIGVLASWYPAKRAASQEIALKAT from the coding sequence ATGATCTGGCAGTTCGCACTTCGTTATTTCCGGGCCCGCAAATCCACCAGCGCCATCAATATTATTGCATGGGTAAGCGTGGGGGCAATTGCAGTAGGTACTGCCGCCTTGATCACAGTGCTGAGTGTTTTCAATGGCTTTACCGGGCTTGTTAAATCACTCTATTCTTCTTTTTACCCCACACTCAAAGTAGCGCCGGCTACCGGCAAAACCATTATACTAACTGCCAGCCAGCTCAAAGAAATAGCAGCTATCCCGGGCGTGGCACATTATTCACAGTCCATCGAAGAAAAGGCCGTACTGCGTTTTGGCAATGAACAAACCATTGCCGTACTGAAAGGAGTGGACACTGCATTCAGATCTGTAGCCGGTTTGCAGGACAAGATCGTGCGGGGCCGGTTTGACCTTAGCCATGAAAATGGCTACCAGGCCATATTTGGAATGGGAATAGAAACTGCGTTGGGTGTGGATGTGGAACATAGCCTGGTACCCGTGAACGTATATATGCCTAAAAGGGATGCTAACAGTAACCTCAATGCGGCACTTCCTGAACAGGCCCTGAATACCGGGGTGATCTATCCTGTAGGCACTTTTGCCATCCAGCAGGAGTTTGACAGCAAATACATCCTCACAGATATCAGCTTCCTGCGCAACTTATTGAACATGAGCCCCGGGGAAATGTCTTCCCTGGAATTATCCGTGAAGCCGGGGTATTCGGAAAAGAAGGTGAAGCGGAAAGTGCAGGAATTACTGGGAGATACGGTAAAAGTGCTCACCCGTGTGGAACAGAATGCCACCATATATAATATTATGCAAACTGAAAAGTGGGTGGTGTATGTGTTCCTGAGCTTTATCCTGGTAATTGCCGCTTTCAACATGATCGGCTCATTATCTATGCTGGTGATAGAAAAGCAGAAGGACATTACCATCCTGAAAGCCATGGGCAGCCGCAATAGTCTTATTCAGCGGATCTTTCTAACGGAAGGATTGATCATAGCAGGGGCTGGCAGCGTCATCGGGTTTAGCCTGGCTATCACCATTTGTTTATTGCAGCAGCATTTTGGCCTGGTAAAGCTGGGAGGCGGTTCTTTTCTGATAGATGCTTTCCCCGTGGAGATGCACTTAGATGATTTTATCCTGGTGAGTGTAACCATCCTCGTTATAGGGGTGCTGGCCAGTTGGTATCCGGCCAAAAGGGCTGCCAGCCAGGAAATAGCACTAAAAGCCACTTAA
- a CDS encoding ABC transporter ATP-binding protein gives MKTFKRLLAFVKPLHHYLPEYLIYSIIGIIFGLVNFAMLAPLLDVLFSTEKTEVPAMPEFSLTVGYFTDLFQYYFLQISDVYGKLNALGFVCAIIGAATVITNTARYLGMRVMIRLRMNILERMRNKLYEQATTQSLSFFNKRRKGDLLSVMTNDVSEVEYIIANSIQVLLRDPLIIIGTFIALFYISLKLTLFTLIFFPLSGLLISYISKQLRKKGYYSQEMLGKMLNVSEETLGGVRIIQSFTAQKYMQQKFGAITHAFTRLSKAIYNQRELASPISEALGVILVVFLVLVGGYMVLETGEIKPGTFIMYLGLYFTILQPAKNISAAFTSMQRGLVAGERIFDVLDEPVEIQDKADAIAVSAFKDNISYQNLSFKYDEQYVLRDINLTIEKGRMIALVGKSGAGKSTMADLLPRFYDASEGKITIDGKDVRDLKLQDLRQLMGIVSQEAILFNDSVFNNIAFGQTDADPAKVIEAAKIANAHEFITHLENGYDTSIGDRGSKLSGGQRQRLTIARAIFKNPPILILDEATSALDTESEKLVQEALDKLMQNRTTIVIAHRLSTIQHAHEIIVMDKGEIMERGQHDQLLTNNGIYKKLVEMQEFK, from the coding sequence ATGAAGACTTTTAAGCGTTTGCTGGCATTTGTGAAGCCCTTGCACCATTATTTACCGGAATACCTGATCTATTCTATCATCGGGATCATATTCGGACTGGTGAATTTTGCCATGCTGGCTCCCTTGCTGGATGTGCTATTCAGTACGGAAAAAACGGAGGTACCTGCTATGCCTGAATTCTCCCTGACCGTTGGCTATTTTACGGATCTGTTCCAATACTACTTCCTCCAGATCAGCGATGTATATGGTAAGTTAAATGCTTTGGGATTTGTGTGTGCTATTATCGGGGCTGCTACAGTAATTACTAATACTGCCCGTTACCTGGGCATGCGGGTAATGATCCGGTTACGGATGAACATACTGGAAAGGATGCGGAATAAATTATACGAACAGGCAACCACACAATCCCTTTCTTTTTTCAATAAACGCCGTAAAGGAGATCTGTTGTCTGTTATGACGAATGATGTATCTGAAGTAGAATACATCATTGCTAACTCGATACAGGTACTATTGCGTGATCCGCTCATCATTATCGGCACTTTCATTGCGCTGTTCTACATATCGCTGAAGCTTACTTTATTCACCCTGATATTCTTTCCATTGTCCGGCCTGCTGATCTCTTATATTTCAAAACAGCTGCGCAAGAAAGGTTACTACAGCCAGGAGATGTTAGGAAAAATGCTGAATGTGTCCGAAGAAACACTGGGTGGTGTACGTATCATTCAGAGTTTTACGGCACAGAAATATATGCAGCAGAAATTTGGTGCCATCACCCATGCATTTACCCGTTTAAGCAAAGCCATCTATAATCAGCGTGAACTGGCTTCGCCTATTTCAGAAGCATTGGGTGTGATCTTAGTGGTTTTCCTTGTGCTGGTGGGTGGCTATATGGTACTGGAAACCGGAGAAATTAAACCGGGCACTTTCATCATGTACCTGGGATTATACTTCACCATCCTTCAACCCGCAAAGAATATCTCTGCTGCATTCACCTCTATGCAAAGAGGCCTGGTTGCAGGTGAGCGCATCTTTGATGTATTGGATGAACCGGTGGAGATCCAGGATAAAGCTGACGCTATAGCTGTGTCTGCCTTTAAGGATAATATCTCTTATCAAAACCTCTCTTTCAAGTATGATGAACAATATGTATTAAGGGATATTAATCTGACTATTGAAAAAGGAAGGATGATTGCATTGGTAGGAAAAAGCGGTGCCGGTAAATCTACCATGGCAGATCTGCTTCCGCGTTTCTATGATGCGAGTGAAGGAAAGATCACGATAGATGGAAAAGATGTACGTGATCTTAAATTGCAGGACCTGCGGCAATTGATGGGCATCGTTTCGCAGGAAGCTATATTGTTCAATGACAGTGTGTTCAACAACATCGCATTCGGACAAACAGATGCAGACCCTGCTAAGGTGATAGAAGCAGCGAAAATTGCCAATGCGCATGAGTTCATCACACACCTGGAAAATGGTTATGATACCTCCATCGGGGACAGAGGCAGCAAACTCAGTGGTGGTCAGCGTCAACGGCTCACCATTGCGCGGGCCATCTTTAAAAATCCACCGATCCTGATATTGGATGAAGCTACTTCTGCATTGGATACAGAATCCGAAAAGCTGGTGCAGGAGGCGTTGGACAAACTGATGCAGAATCGCACCACCATTGTGATCGCACACCGGCTTTCCACTATCCAGCATGCTCATGAAATAATTGTTATGGATAAGGGTGAGATCATGGAAAGAGGGCAGCACGACCAGCTACTGACCAACAACGGTATCTACAAAAAGCTGGTAGAAATGCAGGAATTTAAATAG
- the rbfA gene encoding 30S ribosome-binding factor RbfA translates to MQETKRQKQVGQLVQEELSDIFMRMGFNVTEGGMISISSVKMTPDLLEARVYLSMFQIKSPEEMLEKINERMGEIRGALGNRVAKQLRRVPYINFFLDDTLDHVFKMEELFKKINEDKDKK, encoded by the coding sequence ATGCAAGAAACAAAAAGGCAAAAGCAGGTAGGGCAACTCGTGCAGGAGGAATTGAGTGATATATTCATGCGTATGGGGTTCAACGTTACAGAGGGAGGTATGATCTCCATCTCTTCCGTGAAAATGACGCCAGACCTGCTGGAGGCAAGGGTATATTTAAGCATGTTCCAGATCAAATCCCCGGAAGAGATGCTGGAAAAGATCAATGAGCGGATGGGTGAGATCAGGGGAGCACTGGGTAACAGGGTAGCCAAACAATTACGCCGCGTGCCTTACATCAATTTCTTCCTGGATGATACGCTGGATCATGTGTTCAAGATGGAGGAACTCTTTAAGAAGATCAACGAGGATAAAGACAAGAAGTAA
- a CDS encoding TraR/DksA family transcriptional regulator → MATKKKVASKTTKKAVPAKKAVAKKAPAPAAKKSAAKPAPAKKAAPAKAAPKKAASKAAAKPAPKKAVVNKVTAKAAPAKAAPAKKPAVTASKKPVPAPKAPVKKAVPPAPAPKAKPAPAATTKPAAKSPAAAQPVISKPVEKVDIMPAKNKQDKPEKETVKKSTVVEPAKRLTERPTSRTASKSSGGRPVMKTVTYTPEFTKSVLDQPDAQVGPIYRYSDSELQEFKEIILKKLDAAKKELVYLQGLITRKDEAGTDDTENKYMSMEDGGGSQEREQLNQMASRQIQFVDHLEKAIVRIENKTYGICRVTGKLIDKARLKAVPHATLSIEAKLSKSK, encoded by the coding sequence ATGGCAACAAAGAAGAAAGTTGCTAGTAAGACTACTAAAAAGGCGGTTCCGGCCAAAAAAGCTGTAGCTAAAAAGGCACCCGCTCCTGCTGCTAAAAAATCGGCTGCTAAACCGGCACCTGCTAAAAAAGCAGCTCCGGCGAAGGCGGCTCCTAAAAAAGCGGCATCAAAGGCAGCGGCAAAACCCGCTCCTAAGAAAGCCGTAGTAAACAAGGTAACGGCGAAAGCAGCGCCTGCAAAGGCTGCTCCGGCTAAAAAGCCGGCTGTAACTGCCAGTAAAAAGCCCGTTCCGGCTCCTAAAGCGCCAGTAAAGAAAGCAGTACCTCCTGCTCCGGCGCCTAAAGCCAAACCCGCTCCGGCAGCTACCACCAAGCCCGCAGCTAAATCACCAGCTGCTGCCCAACCGGTTATTTCTAAACCCGTAGAAAAAGTAGATATAATGCCAGCAAAGAATAAACAGGACAAACCAGAAAAGGAGACAGTTAAAAAATCCACTGTTGTGGAACCTGCTAAACGGCTTACGGAAAGACCGACTTCCAGAACTGCTTCTAAATCTTCAGGTGGCAGACCAGTGATGAAAACCGTCACTTATACCCCTGAGTTCACTAAATCCGTATTAGATCAGCCAGATGCACAGGTTGGTCCGATCTACCGTTACAGCGATAGCGAATTACAGGAGTTCAAAGAGATCATCCTGAAAAAGCTGGACGCTGCAAAAAAAGAACTCGTATATCTCCAGGGCCTGATCACCCGCAAGGATGAAGCCGGTACTGATGATACTGAAAATAAATACATGAGCATGGAAGATGGTGGCGGTTCCCAGGAGCGTGAGCAACTGAACCAAATGGCCAGCCGTCAGATCCAGTTCGTGGATCACCTGGAGAAAGCAATTGTGCGGATTGAGAATAAAACATACGGTATCTGCCGTGTTACAGGTAAGCTGATCGATAAAGCCCGCCTGAAAGCTGTGCCACATGCTACCTTAAGCATTGAGGCAAAGTTGTCCAAAAGCAAATAG
- a CDS encoding transketolase: MPELKDIATQIRRDIVRMVHAVQSGHPGGSLGCTDYFTALFFKVMEHHPEPFDMDGKDQDLFFLSNGHISPVYYSALAHSGYFPKAELATFRKLNSRLQGHPTTHEHLPGVRIASGSLGQGMSVALGAALSKKLNKDSKLVYSLHGDGELEEGQNWEAIMFAAHHKVDNLIATVDYNGQQIDGPTDKVMSLGDLGAKFTSFGWVVLNLDNGNDVDEVVATLEKAKSLAGKGQPIVIIMKTGMGKGVDFMEGSHEWHGIAPNDEQLAKALAQLPETLGDY; this comes from the coding sequence ATGCCAGAACTGAAAGATATAGCCACGCAGATCAGGCGGGACATTGTACGGATGGTACATGCTGTACAAAGCGGACATCCCGGAGGATCCCTGGGCTGTACGGATTATTTTACGGCCTTGTTTTTCAAGGTGATGGAACATCATCCCGAACCATTTGATATGGACGGTAAAGACCAGGACCTTTTCTTCCTCTCCAATGGTCACATTTCTCCTGTGTATTACAGTGCACTGGCGCATTCCGGCTATTTCCCCAAAGCGGAACTGGCTACTTTCCGGAAACTCAATTCCCGCCTTCAGGGGCATCCCACCACACATGAACATCTTCCCGGTGTTCGTATTGCCAGTGGCTCCCTCGGCCAGGGCATGAGTGTTGCACTGGGTGCAGCCCTCTCTAAAAAACTCAATAAAGACAGCAAACTGGTATATTCCCTTCACGGAGATGGTGAACTGGAAGAAGGTCAGAACTGGGAAGCCATTATGTTTGCAGCGCATCATAAAGTGGACAACCTGATCGCAACTGTGGATTATAATGGTCAACAGATCGATGGCCCTACAGATAAAGTAATGAGCCTGGGTGACCTTGGTGCTAAATTCACCTCTTTTGGCTGGGTTGTACTGAATCTGGATAACGGTAATGATGTGGATGAAGTGGTAGCTACCCTGGAAAAGGCGAAAAGCCTTGCCGGCAAAGGCCAGCCTATTGTAATTATCATGAAAACGGGCATGGGTAAAGGCGTTGATTTCATGGAAGGTTCCCATGAATGGCATGGCATTGCTCCTAATGATGAGCAATTAGCGAAAGCCCTGGCGCAATTGCCGGAAACACTGGGTGATTATTAA
- the ileS gene encoding isoleucine--tRNA ligase — protein sequence MSSKYREYSQLNLPQIEQDILQAWDQQQIFEKSVTNRDGAAPFVFYEGPPSANGLPGIHHVISRALKDLVCRYKTMQGFQVKRKSGWDTHGLPVELGVEKALGITKEDIGKKISIAEYNDTCRKEVLKYKGEWENLTRKMGYWVDLQDPYITFDNNYIESLWWCLQQLYKKGFLYKSVSIQPYSPAAGTGLSSHELNQPGTYKDVKDTTVVAMFKAIAGEKSQFLFDAAGSEEVFFMAWTTTPWTLPSNLGLTVGANIEYVLVKTFNPYTHLPINVVLAKDLMGKYFKPEGENGDFAAYQPDDKIIPWTVLASFKGSQLENIHYEQLLPYVQPEEGDPFRVLLGDFVTTEDGTGIVHTAPAFGADDNRVGKKYGIGILTLVDRQGKFLDSVGEFGGRYVKDYKNEPGYKDVDVDIAVKLKKENRAFKVEKYEHTYPHCWRTDKPVLYYPLDAWFIKTTAVKDRMVELNKTINWKPAATGTGRFGNWLENMVDWNLSRSRYWGTPLPIWRTEDGTEEICIGSIAELNAGIRLANEVLGGDVNKHYLHEGILDLHKPYVDDIILVSSTGKPMRREPDLVDVWFDSGAMPVAQWHYPFENKDTIDKGQAFPADFIAEGVDQTRGWFYTLHALGVMLFDSVAYKTVVSNGLVLDKNGNKMSKRLGNVVNPFETIDKFGADATRWYLITNASPWDNMKFDVEGIKEVQRKLFGTLYNTYNFFAMYANLDNFRFKEAYIPLEQRPEIDRWIISSLNTLVRQVSSSLEEYEPTQAGRAVQEFVDEHLSNWYVRLCRRRFWKGEYEHDKICAYQTLYECLEKVARLMAPVSPFFTDWLYRNLNEVSGRLSSESVHLTDFPVADNAAIDTDLEERMQLAQDISSLVLSLRKKMNIKVRQPLQKILIPVLNPHMRDQLTLVEHLVKSEVNVKSIEYLTETEGFIKKKIKPNFKTLGSRMGAKMKAVANAINAFAQHDIATLEKEGEFGLVIDSERVPILLSDVEIISEDIPGWTVANKGSLTVALDITITPELLDEGNARELVNRIQKIRKDSGFELTDRISVKVADVATLKTAIINFNDYICTEILADSLDVVPQLQEGIEVEVNDLKFNVLVNKKS from the coding sequence ATGTCCAGTAAATATCGTGAATACAGTCAGCTGAATTTACCACAAATAGAACAGGATATACTGCAAGCATGGGATCAGCAGCAGATCTTCGAAAAAAGCGTCACCAATCGTGATGGGGCCGCGCCTTTCGTATTTTATGAAGGCCCGCCCAGTGCAAATGGATTACCGGGCATTCACCACGTGATCTCACGGGCCCTGAAAGATCTGGTATGCCGCTATAAAACCATGCAGGGTTTCCAGGTAAAACGCAAAAGCGGATGGGATACCCATGGTCTCCCTGTTGAATTGGGCGTGGAAAAGGCATTGGGTATCACGAAAGAAGATATTGGAAAAAAAATATCTATTGCAGAGTACAACGATACCTGTCGTAAAGAGGTATTAAAATATAAAGGAGAGTGGGAAAACCTGACCCGCAAAATGGGATATTGGGTAGACCTCCAGGACCCTTACATTACTTTCGATAATAATTATATAGAAAGCCTTTGGTGGTGTTTGCAACAACTTTACAAGAAGGGCTTCCTCTATAAAAGTGTAAGCATCCAGCCATATTCACCTGCTGCCGGCACAGGGCTTAGCTCTCATGAGCTGAACCAGCCCGGTACTTATAAAGATGTGAAGGATACTACTGTGGTGGCCATGTTTAAAGCCATCGCCGGAGAGAAATCGCAATTCTTATTTGATGCTGCCGGCTCTGAAGAAGTGTTCTTCATGGCCTGGACCACCACTCCCTGGACGCTTCCATCCAACCTCGGTCTTACTGTAGGCGCCAATATTGAATATGTATTGGTGAAAACCTTTAACCCATATACCCATCTGCCTATTAATGTGGTATTGGCGAAAGACCTCATGGGCAAATATTTCAAACCGGAAGGAGAGAATGGCGATTTTGCTGCCTATCAGCCGGATGACAAAATAATCCCCTGGACTGTACTGGCCTCCTTCAAAGGCAGCCAGCTGGAAAATATCCATTACGAACAACTGTTGCCATATGTTCAGCCGGAAGAGGGAGATCCCTTCCGCGTGCTGCTGGGAGATTTTGTGACCACGGAAGATGGTACCGGTATTGTTCATACCGCACCTGCTTTTGGTGCAGACGACAACCGCGTAGGTAAAAAATATGGTATCGGCATCCTCACACTGGTAGACAGACAAGGGAAATTCCTGGATTCCGTTGGGGAATTCGGAGGCCGTTATGTAAAAGATTATAAGAATGAACCCGGATATAAAGATGTTGATGTAGACATCGCCGTGAAACTGAAAAAGGAGAACCGGGCCTTCAAAGTTGAAAAATACGAGCACACCTACCCACATTGCTGGCGTACAGACAAACCAGTACTGTATTATCCACTGGATGCCTGGTTTATCAAAACCACTGCGGTGAAAGACCGGATGGTGGAACTGAACAAGACCATCAACTGGAAACCCGCCGCTACCGGAACAGGCCGTTTTGGTAACTGGCTGGAGAATATGGTGGATTGGAACCTGAGCCGCAGCCGGTACTGGGGAACCCCTCTGCCGATATGGCGTACAGAAGATGGTACGGAAGAGATCTGCATAGGCAGTATCGCTGAACTGAATGCTGGTATCCGTCTTGCAAATGAAGTGCTGGGAGGAGATGTGAACAAACATTACCTGCATGAAGGCATCCTGGACCTCCATAAACCTTATGTGGATGATATCATCCTCGTAAGTTCCACTGGCAAACCCATGCGCCGCGAGCCAGACCTGGTGGATGTTTGGTTTGACAGTGGGGCCATGCCTGTGGCGCAATGGCATTATCCCTTCGAGAATAAAGACACCATAGATAAAGGCCAGGCTTTCCCTGCTGATTTTATTGCTGAAGGCGTGGATCAGACCCGTGGATGGTTTTACACACTTCATGCCCTGGGGGTGATGCTGTTCGATAGCGTAGCTTATAAAACAGTGGTATCCAACGGTCTCGTATTAGATAAGAATGGCAACAAAATGAGTAAACGCCTCGGTAACGTGGTGAACCCTTTTGAAACCATCGATAAGTTTGGAGCAGATGCTACCCGCTGGTACCTGATCACCAATGCCTCTCCATGGGATAACATGAAGTTTGATGTGGAAGGCATTAAAGAGGTACAACGGAAACTGTTCGGTACATTATATAATACGTACAACTTCTTCGCGATGTATGCCAACCTGGATAATTTCAGGTTTAAGGAGGCATATATCCCATTGGAACAACGTCCGGAAATTGACCGGTGGATCATTTCCTCGCTCAATACCCTGGTAAGGCAGGTGAGCTCCAGCCTGGAGGAATATGAGCCAACGCAGGCCGGGCGTGCCGTTCAGGAATTTGTGGACGAACATCTCAGTAACTGGTATGTGCGTCTTTGCCGCCGCCGGTTCTGGAAAGGGGAGTATGAGCATGATAAGATCTGCGCATACCAGACCTTATATGAATGCCTTGAAAAAGTAGCCCGGCTGATGGCCCCGGTATCTCCTTTCTTTACAGACTGGCTGTACCGCAACCTGAATGAAGTAAGTGGCAGGCTGTCATCCGAATCCGTTCACCTGACAGATTTCCCGGTAGCAGATAATGCTGCGATAGACACAGACCTGGAAGAGCGGATGCAACTGGCGCAGGATATTTCATCATTGGTATTATCCTTGCGTAAGAAAATGAATATTAAGGTCCGTCAGCCACTTCAGAAGATCCTGATACCTGTGCTGAACCCTCATATGCGGGATCAGTTGACTTTGGTGGAACATTTGGTGAAAAGCGAAGTGAATGTGAAAAGTATTGAGTACCTTACGGAAACGGAAGGTTTCATCAAGAAAAAGATCAAGCCAAACTTTAAAACCCTGGGCAGCAGGATGGGAGCTAAGATGAAAGCAGTAGCTAACGCCATCAATGCATTTGCTCAACATGACATTGCCACGTTGGAAAAAGAAGGTGAATTTGGCTTAGTTATTGATTCTGAACGAGTTCCAATACTATTATCCGATGTCGAGATCATCTCGGAAGATATTCCGGGATGGACGGTAGCTAACAAAGGTTCGCTTACCGTGGCCTTAGATATTACAATTACTCCTGAATTACTGGACGAGGGTAATGCCCGTGAACTGGTTAACCGGATCCAGAAGATACGGAAGGATAGCGGATTTGAGCTAACTGACCGGATTTCGGTAAAAGTGGCAGATGTAGCGACTTTGAAAACGGCGATAATAAACTTTAATGACTATATTTGCACGGAAATTTTGGCAGATAGTTTGGATGTAGTGCCGCAATTACAGGAGGGCATTGAGGTAGAGGTCAACGATCTTAAGTTCAACGTATTAGTTAACAAAAAAAGCTAA